In Nitrosospira briensis C-128, a genomic segment contains:
- a CDS encoding acyltransferase family protein: MEYRREIDGLRALAVVPVILFHAGFDTFSGGFVGVDVFFVISGYLITSIILAEREAGTFSLVDFYERRMRRILPALFFVMLAYIPFAWYWLPPRDMKDFSESLIAVPVAVSNFLFWQRSGYFDTASELKALLHTWSLAVEEQYYLLFPAFLLLTWRLRRHWVIGILIVVALISLALAHWGASNHPQATFFLLPTRIWELLIGVFAAFHLFDREGTKIKSSDSSHLIQFLSIFGLFLIVYSIFVFDRKTLFPSLYTLIPTLGTAFIVLFATQQTIVGKILSSKVLVGLGLISYSVYLWHQPLFAFARHVALADPGRDVFILLILLATAAAYLSWRFVERPFRNKREVSRKSLVISTLFFTVFFVLFGLAGVLTRGFVDIRTNHMQKQVLATVVRSPKRKECHTSGADYRKPENACQYYVPNGSWAVLGDSHAVELAYALAKVLEKDNKGVKHFSFSGCAPAYGRIDKTHSDSINCSHWTEEVMAHIIADKGIDTVVVSYHTEGWAASDSNENAAPWQSYKGILHAFKAAGKDVVLVLQAPSLDEDMEHFVFRLDSPPLNIPGKKRKEWEERQKYIAERKNEISDEVTIINPSDLFCDEKNCYAVRDGKALYFDIHHMSVAGALLVAEEVVERVTDRPIGSEATIE; the protein is encoded by the coding sequence ATGGAATATCGGCGCGAAATTGACGGGCTACGCGCCTTAGCAGTCGTTCCAGTCATACTTTTTCACGCAGGTTTTGACACATTCAGCGGTGGTTTTGTTGGCGTTGACGTATTCTTCGTGATCAGCGGCTATCTCATTACGTCTATCATTCTTGCGGAAAGAGAAGCAGGCACATTCTCGTTAGTAGATTTTTATGAACGAAGAATGAGAAGAATATTGCCTGCACTATTTTTCGTCATGCTTGCGTATATTCCGTTCGCATGGTACTGGTTGCCGCCACGCGATATGAAGGACTTCTCCGAGAGCCTTATTGCTGTTCCGGTTGCTGTATCAAACTTTTTGTTCTGGCAAAGAAGTGGCTATTTTGATACGGCTTCCGAACTTAAGGCATTACTGCATACATGGAGTTTGGCTGTTGAGGAGCAATACTACTTATTGTTTCCTGCTTTCCTGTTGCTGACATGGCGACTTCGAAGGCATTGGGTTATTGGCATATTAATCGTAGTGGCACTAATCAGTTTGGCACTAGCACACTGGGGCGCATCAAATCACCCCCAAGCGACTTTTTTTCTGTTGCCGACTCGCATATGGGAACTGTTAATCGGCGTGTTTGCAGCATTTCATTTATTTGATAGAGAGGGTACGAAAATAAAATCCAGCGACTCCTCTCACCTCATTCAATTTCTGAGTATTTTTGGTTTATTTTTAATCGTATATTCCATATTCGTTTTTGACAGGAAAACGCTTTTTCCAAGTCTGTATACGCTCATACCAACTTTAGGTACCGCATTCATTGTCTTGTTTGCCACACAGCAAACAATAGTCGGCAAAATACTTTCAAGCAAGGTTTTAGTTGGTCTTGGACTAATAAGCTACAGCGTATATTTATGGCATCAGCCCTTATTTGCTTTTGCTCGCCACGTAGCCCTGGCGGATCCCGGTAGAGATGTTTTTATATTGCTGATACTTCTAGCCACTGCTGCTGCTTACTTGAGTTGGCGGTTTGTTGAGAGACCATTCAGAAATAAGCGTGAGGTGAGCAGAAAGAGTCTCGTTATATCAACTCTATTCTTTACGGTGTTCTTTGTTCTGTTCGGTTTGGCGGGGGTCTTGACGCGAGGATTTGTCGATATAAGAACAAATCATATGCAAAAACAGGTTCTCGCAACAGTTGTTCGAAGCCCAAAAAGAAAGGAGTGCCACACAAGTGGGGCGGACTATAGAAAACCGGAGAATGCTTGTCAGTATTACGTACCCAATGGAAGTTGGGCTGTTTTAGGTGATAGTCATGCGGTCGAACTTGCTTACGCGCTCGCCAAAGTTCTGGAAAAGGATAATAAAGGTGTAAAACATTTTTCCTTTAGCGGTTGCGCTCCAGCATACGGCAGAATTGATAAAACTCATTCAGATAGTATCAATTGCTCTCATTGGACCGAGGAAGTGATGGCGCACATTATTGCTGATAAGGGTATTGATACCGTAGTGGTTTCCTATCACACAGAGGGTTGGGCAGCTTCTGATTCCAATGAAAATGCGGCTCCCTGGCAGTCTTATAAAGGGATCCTGCACGCATTTAAAGCTGCAGGCAAGGATGTCGTGCTTGTTCTACAGGCTCCATCTCTTGATGAAGACATGGAACATTTTGTTTTCAGATTAGATTCGCCACCATTAAATATTCCGGGTAAAAAAAGAAAAGAGTGGGAAGAACGACAAAAATATATCGCAGAGAGAAAAAATGAAATCTCGGATGAGGTTACGATAATAAATCCATCAGATCTGTTTTGTGATGAAAAAAATTGTTATGCAGTAAGGGATGGTAAGGCGCTCTATTTTGATATCCACCATATGTCGGTTGCTGGCGCTCTTCTCGTTGCCGAGGAGGTCGTTGAACGCGTTACTGATAGACCCATTGGGAGCGAAGCTACAATCGAATGA
- the pdxA gene encoding 4-hydroxythreonine-4-phosphate dehydrogenase PdxA — translation MIAPMSNIGWKVRIGTLLNKRSHPEGVKRPKLALTAGEPAGIGPDLCVQIAQLNLPYNLIVIADRHLLQERAGLLRLPLEIADYSPDIEVEHKTGGLQVLHVPLAERPAPGKLESANARYVLKTLERAVDGCVNGEFSAMITAPVHKGTINDAGIAFTGHTEYLAQLTNSRAVMMLVGGGMRVTLATTHLPLKDVAAAITPETLEQKLRIIQHDLATRFAIPTPRIAVAGLNPHAGESGHLGKEEIETIIPVLDKLRAEGMDLIGPLPADTLFNPSKLKEYDCIFAMYHDQGLPVLKYASFGSAVNVTLGLPLIRTSVDHGTALDLAGTGRADPGSLIAAIEMAAMLVGNQK, via the coding sequence GTGATCGCGCCTATGTCGAATATCGGCTGGAAGGTCAGGATCGGCACGCTGCTGAATAAGAGATCCCACCCTGAGGGGGTCAAAAGACCCAAGCTCGCGCTCACCGCGGGAGAGCCAGCAGGGATTGGTCCTGACTTGTGTGTGCAAATCGCTCAACTGAATCTGCCATACAATCTGATTGTCATTGCCGACCGTCATTTATTGCAGGAGCGCGCCGGGCTACTTCGGCTTCCGCTGGAGATAGCGGACTACTCGCCCGACATCGAGGTTGAGCATAAAACCGGCGGGTTGCAGGTACTGCACGTACCGCTGGCCGAACGTCCGGCTCCAGGAAAACTGGAGTCGGCGAATGCGCGCTATGTTTTAAAAACACTGGAACGCGCCGTCGACGGATGCGTCAATGGCGAATTCAGTGCAATGATAACCGCCCCGGTACATAAAGGCACCATCAATGACGCCGGCATCGCATTCACTGGCCACACGGAATACCTCGCGCAACTTACCAACAGCCGGGCGGTAATGATGCTCGTCGGTGGCGGCATGCGAGTAACGCTCGCAACCACTCATTTGCCGCTCAAGGATGTGGCAGCGGCGATCACGCCGGAAACACTCGAACAGAAGCTGCGCATCATCCAGCACGACCTGGCGACACGCTTTGCCATTCCCACTCCCCGCATCGCCGTCGCTGGATTGAACCCTCATGCGGGTGAATCAGGTCATCTTGGCAAAGAAGAGATAGAAACCATCATTCCGGTGCTCGATAAACTGCGTGCCGAAGGTATGGATTTGATCGGTCCGCTGCCAGCCGATACCCTGTTCAATCCATCAAAACTGAAGGAATACGATTGCATATTCGCGATGTACCACGACCAGGGCCTGCCAGTATTGAAGTATGCGAGCTTTGGCAGCGCTGTCAATGTAACGTTGGGATTGCCCCTCATCCGCACCTCGGTGGACCATGGCACTGCCCTTGACCTGGCAGGAACCGGCCGCGCCGATCCAGGCAGTTTGATCGCGGCAATTGAAATGGCGGCGATGCTGGTTGGAAATCAGAAATAG
- a CDS encoding peptidylprolyl isomerase: MGTKFFLRPPVLVTLLTAGVIAAAQPAHSGNIETIDHIVAVVNENVITRHELDEVLSATLKQLEKQGVQPPPPAILEKQILDRIIVNRVQLQLAKETGLTVGDTELDQTLRRIAQENKMSLTEFTSALEQDGVAFSKFRDEIRDEIILVRLKEREVSNRVSVSEGEVDNFLETQEISSGNNDEYRIAHILVTIPQGATPSQSEARRLRAEAALALLTSGAEFAQVAAEYSDSPDAMTGGLLEWRPAAQLTKKFAELLTPMKPGGITPIVSSPGGFHILKLVDRRTPQGAVTVVDQTHVRHILVKVSELTSEADARRRISDLKERLDHGGSFEELAKLHSEDSASSSGGDLGWVSPGDTVPEFEHAMNALTPMQVSEPVQSPFGWHLIQVLARRSQDVSQERQRQAARQSIRTRKADEAFQEWLQQLRDRAYVEYRLEGQDRHAAE; this comes from the coding sequence ATGGGTACGAAATTTTTTTTGCGTCCCCCTGTCCTGGTGACGTTACTGACTGCCGGAGTGATTGCTGCCGCGCAACCGGCCCATTCAGGCAATATTGAGACTATCGATCATATTGTCGCGGTGGTGAATGAGAACGTGATTACACGCCACGAACTGGACGAGGTGCTCAGCGCCACACTCAAACAGTTGGAGAAGCAGGGCGTGCAGCCTCCCCCGCCCGCTATTCTCGAAAAACAGATACTGGACCGTATTATCGTCAATCGGGTCCAGTTACAACTTGCAAAAGAAACCGGCTTGACGGTGGGCGATACCGAGCTCGATCAAACGCTGCGCCGCATCGCCCAGGAAAACAAGATGTCGTTAACAGAGTTTACCAGCGCCCTTGAGCAGGATGGGGTGGCTTTCAGTAAATTTCGGGATGAAATTCGCGATGAGATCATTCTGGTGCGACTGAAAGAACGCGAGGTAAGTAACCGGGTAAGCGTGTCCGAAGGAGAGGTCGATAATTTTCTGGAAACTCAGGAAATCTCGTCCGGAAATAATGACGAATATCGCATTGCGCATATTCTGGTAACAATACCGCAAGGCGCAACCCCTTCACAAAGCGAAGCCCGGCGGTTGAGGGCGGAAGCTGCCCTGGCGCTCTTGACAAGCGGCGCTGAATTTGCGCAGGTCGCTGCCGAATACTCCGATTCTCCCGACGCGATGACAGGCGGCCTACTTGAGTGGCGGCCCGCTGCTCAATTAACGAAAAAATTTGCCGAGTTGTTGACCCCGATGAAACCCGGCGGAATAACGCCGATCGTTTCGAGCCCGGGTGGGTTCCACATCCTCAAACTGGTCGACCGCCGCACCCCGCAAGGCGCCGTAACAGTCGTAGATCAGACCCATGTTCGTCACATTCTTGTAAAAGTCAGCGAGCTTACATCTGAAGCCGATGCCAGACGGCGTATATCCGACCTGAAAGAGCGCTTGGATCATGGCGGCAGTTTTGAGGAACTGGCAAAACTTCATTCTGAAGACTCTGCATCCTCCTCCGGTGGTGATCTGGGCTGGGTCTCGCCGGGCGACACCGTGCCCGAATTCGAACACGCCATGAACGCGCTTACACCCATGCAGGTCAGCGAACCGGTGCAGTCGCCGTTTGGCTGGCATTTGATCCAGGTTCTCGCGCGCCGTTCGCAGGATGTCAGCCAGGAGCGCCAGCGTCAAGCTGCACGCCAGTCCATTCGGACACGCAAAGCGGACGAAGCTTTTCAGGAGTGGTTGCAGCAGTTGCGTGATCGCGCCTATGTCGAATATCGGCTGGAAGGTCAGGATCGGCACGCTGCTGAATAA
- the rsmA gene encoding 16S rRNA (adenine(1518)-N(6)/adenine(1519)-N(6))-dimethyltransferase RsmA: MHIPRKRFGQNFLIDSRIVTDIVRAIHPSRDDLLVEIGPGLGALTRPLLQSLDHLHVVEIDRDIVERLRREFSEKKLTVYSADALQFDFAALGENLRVIGNLPYNISTPILFHLSKFAGNIWDMHFMLQKEVVARMVAASSTSDYGRLSVMLQYRFEMEQLFIVPPECFRPAPKVESAVVRMIPRGQPLIEAGKEGLFARIVSAAFSQRRKTLRNTLHAHLKPEDYLALDIDPVSRAENLSVEQFVAIADYLGER; encoded by the coding sequence ATGCACATTCCCCGCAAGCGCTTCGGCCAGAATTTTCTGATTGATTCCCGGATCGTAACAGACATAGTTCGCGCTATCCATCCTTCCAGGGACGATCTGCTGGTGGAGATCGGGCCGGGGCTGGGCGCATTGACGCGACCCTTGCTGCAATCACTCGATCATTTACATGTCGTGGAAATTGACCGCGATATCGTCGAGCGTTTGCGTCGGGAGTTTTCCGAGAAGAAACTGACGGTTTACTCAGCCGATGCATTGCAATTCGATTTCGCCGCTCTGGGAGAAAATCTGCGAGTTATTGGAAATCTTCCCTACAATATTTCCACGCCTATCCTTTTTCATTTAAGTAAATTCGCCGGCAATATATGGGACATGCATTTCATGCTGCAAAAGGAAGTGGTAGCCCGCATGGTGGCTGCGTCCTCCACTTCGGATTACGGACGGCTTTCGGTGATGCTGCAATACCGCTTCGAAATGGAACAACTCTTCATCGTCCCACCGGAATGTTTCCGCCCCGCTCCAAAGGTGGAGTCGGCGGTTGTTCGCATGATTCCACGCGGGCAACCACTGATTGAAGCCGGCAAGGAAGGGTTATTTGCGCGTATTGTGTCCGCCGCGTTTTCCCAGCGGCGCAAAACCTTGCGCAATACGCTACACGCCCATCTCAAGCCGGAAGATTATCTGGCGCTGGATATCGATCCAGTTTCACGCGCGGAGAATTTGTCGGTGGAGCAGTTTGTAGCGATTGCAGACTATCTGGGAGAACGGTAA